From a region of the Alnus glutinosa chromosome 1, dhAlnGlut1.1, whole genome shotgun sequence genome:
- the LOC133875593 gene encoding BTB/POZ and TAZ domain-containing protein 3, whose protein sequence is MAAPDLDSSWPSSTGESFCGYLNIHLEEDNPADILPVLEVSTSSVASKCIIPKPPSLPGKSCSRIKNANRLSECTSVPKETKDTWDRLFKEGFGSDVYIITEDKSYIQAHSSVLSVASPVLRNILQQAKVKDGMRYIKIPGVPYQAVYVFTRFLYSSCYEEEAMKQFVLHLLVMSHSYSVPSLKRVCIYILEQGWLTKENVIDVLQLARKCDAPRLSLICIRIIVRDFKTIPSTEAWKVMKLSSPELEQDLLECVVEADSGKQERLKKMEEKKVYLQLHEAMEALLHICRDGCRTIGPRDKVLKGSQVACGFPACKGLETLVRHFSICKTRVPGGCVHCKRMWQLLELHSRMCNDPDSCKVPLCRHFKEKMQQQMKRDEAKWKLLVSKVIAAKNLLGAFSGGRSGLL, encoded by the exons ATGGCTGCACCGGATCTTGACTCGTCCTGGCCGTCCTCGACTGGTGAATCCTTCTGCGGATATTTAAATATACACCTAGAGGAAGATAATCCAGCCGATATTTTACCTGTGCTGGAAGTTTCCACATCTTCCGTAGCCTCTAAATGTATTATTCCCAAACCACCTTCTCTCCCTGGTAAATCATGTAGTAGAATAAAAAATGCCAATAGGCTTTCAGAGTGTACCTCTGTCCCAAAGGAAACAAAGGATACATGGGACAGGCTTTTCAAGGAAGGATTTGGTTCAGATGTCTATATTATTACAGAGGACAAATCATATATTCAGGCTCATTCCAGTGTTCTG AGTGTTGCATCACCAGTGCTGCGGAATATTCTGCAGCAAGCAAAAGTTAAGGATGGTATGAGATACATCAAGATTCCTGGGGTGCCTTATCAAGCGGTCTATGTTTTCACTCGTTTTCTCTACTCATCCTG CTATGAAGAGGAAGCAATGAAGCAGTTTGTTCTCCATTTGTTGGTTATGTCACACTCCTACTCAGTTCCATCGCTGAAAAGAGTTTGTATTTACATTCTGGAGCAAGGCTGGCTGACTAAAGAAAATGTGATAGACGTGCTCCAATTGGCAAGGAAATGTGATGCACCACGGCTCTCCCTCATTTGCATTCGTATTATTGTCAGGGACTTCAAAACTATACCTTCAACTGAAGCTTGGAAAGTAATGAAGCTTTCTAGTCCTGAACTTGAACAAGATCTTCTAGAGTGCGTTGTTGAGGCAGATTCC gGAAAACAAGAGCGgttgaagaaaatggaagagaaaaaGGTGTACTTGCAACTGCATGAGGCGATGGAAGCCCTCCTTCACATATGCAGGGATGGGTGTAGAACAATAGGGCCTCGTGACAAGGTTCTGAAAGGAAGTCAGGTTGCTTGTGGTTTTCCAGCTTGCAAAGGGCTTGAGACTTTAGTCCGTCATTTCTCTATTTGTAAGACTCGGGTTCCTGGTGGATGTGTTCACTGCAAGCGCATGTGGCAGCTGCTTGAATTGCATTCTCGCATGTGCAATGATCCTGATTCTTGCAAGGTCCCTCTTTGTAG GCATTTCAAGGAAAAAATGCAGCAGCAGATGAAGAGAGATGAGGCTAAGTGGAAATTGTTGGTCAGCAAAGTGATAGCTGCAAAGAATTTACTGGGGGCATTCTCAGGTGGACGTTCAGGTTTATTATGA
- the LOC133875608 gene encoding sm-like protein LSM36B, protein MSGGGEKGSATTKTPGDFLKSIRGRPVVVKLNSGVDYRGILACLDGYMNIAMEQTEEYVNGQLKNKYGDAFIRGNNVLYISTSKRTLADGA, encoded by the exons ATGAGCGGAGGTGGAGAGAAAGGGTCAGCAACTACAAAGACCCCAGGAGATTTCCTCAAATCAATTCGTGGGCGACCTGTTGTTGTTAAACTGAATTCTGGGGTTGATTATCGAG GTATTCTTGCATGTCTGGATGGGTACATGAATATAGCAATGGAGCAAACTGAAGAATATGTCAATGGGCAGTTGAAAAATAAGTACGGCGACGCTTTCATTCGTGGAAACAATG TTCTCTACATTAGTACATCAAAGAGGACACTAGCAGATGGGGCTTaa
- the LOC133875628 gene encoding acyl-coenzyme A thioesterase 2, chloroplastic-like gives MRSLRKPLSHHLFKSTCIPFYTYNSSPVPLQALVSCSTPTSPSLSQAPLEFRNVVPVNIHIPDSPKQAKAASKSTLLDPIPPALSQTRSFSYISSDPCPNYHFNGEANSTLLSNSSKQAKPIFRTRIYDANSYRFTQTRPFSTEKSDPCSKSLDSTDPRPSSSNAIPVISTISSPFEASQPIDAGSSIRKPISLWPGMYHSPVTNALWEARSSIFEKLSDTPTDAPSQGELVKKNPGQSRTSIVYKFSSDYILREQYRNPWNEIRMGKLVEDLDALAGTIAFKHCCNPDGTTRPLILVTASVDKMVVKKPIHVDTDLKIAGAVTWVGRSSLEIQLEVTQSKREAINVSDSFALIANFTFVARDSRTGKSAPVNQVSPETEEEKLLWEEAEERNKLRKKKRAEHKKDFENGHTDRLNSLLAEGRIFCDMPALADRDSILIRDTCLQNSFICQPQQRNIHGRIFGGFLMRRAFELAFSTTYAFAGVAPHFLEVDHVDFFKPVDVGNFLRFKSCVLYTELENPAEPLINVEVVAHVTRPELRSSEVSNKFYFTFSVRPEAMSSGLKIRNVVPATEEEAQRVLERMDAEGSRSAQS, from the exons ATGAGATCACTGAGAAAACCACTTTCCCACCACCTCTTCAAGTCCACCTGCATTCCATTCTACACTTACAATTCCTCGCCAGTGCCACTCCAAGCACTTGTTTCATGCTCGACTCCCACTAGTCCATCCCTATCGCAAGCACCACTAGAGTTCCGAAACGTTGTTCCCGTTAACATCCACATACCAGACTCGCCAAAACAAGCAAAAGCCGCTTCCAAAAGCACCCTTCTCGATCCAATTCCACCTGCACTATCTCAAACCAGGTCGTTTTCTTATATAAGTTCAGACCCATGTCCGAATTACCACTTTAATGGAGAAGCCAATAGTACCCTCTTGTCCAATTCATCAAAACAAGCAAAACCCATTTTCAGAACCAGAATTTATGATGCGAATTCATACAGATTTACTCAAACCAGGCCATTTTCGACTGAAAAGTCTGACCCATGTTCCAAATCATTGGACTCTACAGACCCCAGACCCTCTTCATCAAATGCAATCCCAGTTATTTCCACCATAAGTTCACCGTTTGAGGCTTCGCAGCCTATTGATGCGGGCTCTTCGATCCGAAAACCGATTAGTCTATGGCCTGGAATGTACCATTCACCTGTAACAAATGCTCTTTGGGAAGCCAGGTCAAGCATTTTCGAAAAGCTCTCAGATACGCCAACCGATGCGCCTTCGCAAGGCGAATTGGTGAAGAAAAATCCGGGGCAAAGCCGGACTAGCATTGTTTACAAGTTCTCGTCTGATTATATACTTAGAGAGCAGTACAGGAACCCCTGGAATGAGATTAGGATGGGGAAGTTGGTCGAGGATCTTGATGCTCTGGCTGGAACCATCGCATTCAAG CACTGCTGCAATCCTGATGGCACAACAAGGCCTCTGATATTAGTCACTGCTTCTGTCGACAAGATGGTTGTGAAGAAACCCATCCATGTCGACACAGATTTAAAAATAGCTGGGGCTGTTACATGGGTTGGGCGGTCATCATTGGAGATTCAACTGGAAGTGACTCAGTCCAAGAGGG aGGCCATAAATGTATCAGACTCATTTGCTCTTATAGCAAACTTCACATTTGTGGCTCGGGACTCTAGGACTGGAAAATCAGCACCAGTTAACCAAGTCTCACCTGAAACTGAAGAAGAAAAGTTACTTTGGGAGGAAGCAGAAGAAAGGAACAAACttaggaaaaagaagagagcaGAACATAAAAAAGATTTTGAGAATGGACATACGGATAGGCTCAATTCATTGTTGGCTGAAGGGCGAATTTTCTGTGATATGCCAGCATTGGCAGACAGAGATAGCATCCTGATAAGGGATACTTGCCTCCAGAACTCTTTTATTTGCCAGCCACAACAAAGGAACATTCATGGTCGGATTTTTGGTGGATTTTTGATGCGAAGAGCATTTGAACTGGCCTTCTCAACAACTTATGCCTTTGCTGGTGTAGCACCACACTTTCTAGAAGTTGATCATGTTGATTTCTTTAAACCT GTGGATGTTGGAAATTTCCTCCGGTTCAAGTCTTGTGTGCTGTACACTGAACTCGAGAACCCAGCTGAACCTCTGATAAACGTGGAAGTTGTTGCTCATGTTACAAGGCCTGAGCTCAGGTCCAGTGAG GTGTCCAACAAATTCTACTTCACGTTCTCTGTCCGTCCCGAGGCCATGAGCAGCGGATTGAAGATTCGGAATGTTGTTCCTGCTACAGAAGAGGAAGCACAGCGGGTGCTCGAACGCATGGATGCTGAGGGCTCCCGGTCTGCGCAATCATGA